A region from the Benincasa hispida cultivar B227 chromosome 10, ASM972705v1, whole genome shotgun sequence genome encodes:
- the LOC120089420 gene encoding inactive receptor-like serine/threonine-protein kinase At2g40270: MDERWVFRRQRLRWVLLTVVMLLLQSTRLCFSMNNEGLALLRIREGILRDPFGALANWNDKGGEFDHCSWFGVECSDGKVVILNLRDLCLGGTLAPEMGKLPYIKSIILRNNSFQGGIPLEIGELLELEVLDLGFNNFSGPFPLDLGNNLSLTTLLLDHNEFITSITPEAYELNLLSQTLVDEEQLSSIHSKSSYTRDSVCWNLGQLQDVDYRRQLLGDGGVQSPRRSFFSLPPSSFASSPSPLSPSDPPFSPAPSPSSPSAPPTKAPASWWSSAPAPSLHLSPARPPAVAPTLRSPVHVLTPPHSRSVPPRSSAPSPSLIGRSNKNKNHQVLILTGIIAGSLFLLFVTVGILMFRSSKVVTVKPWATGLSGQLQKAFVTGVPKLKRSELEAACEDFSNIIGSFSDITVYKGTLSSGVEIAVTSTAVTSNADWSKTKEEQFRKKIETLSRVNHKNFVSLIGFCEEAQPFTRMMVFEYAPNGTLFEHLHVKEAEHLDWEMRLRIAMGVAYCLEHMHQLDPPVVHRHLCSSSVYLTEDYAAKLSDFSYWSEATGAKLGSITIELLETSPADSESNIYSFGVILLEMITGRIPFSVDDGSLADWASNFLKGEQLLRDIVDPILSSFKEEQLENLSHVIKMCVKPEPKQRPTMSEIALRLKEITALEPAGATPKLSPLWWAELEILSTDTN; this comes from the exons ATGGATGAACGGTGGGTATTTCGCCGGCAGCGGCTGCGGTGGGTGTTGCTAACGGTGGTGATGTTGCTTTTACAGAGTACGAGACTCTGTTTTTCTATGAACAATGAAG GTTTAGCGTTGTTGAGAATTCGTGAAGGAATTTTAAGAGACCCATTTGGTGCTTTAGCGAATTGGAATGATAAAGGTGGGGAGTTTGATCATTGTTCTTGGTTTGGTGTGGAGTGTTCTGATGGGAAAGTCGTGATACT GAACTTGAGAGATCTTTGTCTTGGAGGGACATTGGCACCGGAAATGGGCAAATTGCCCTACATAAAATCCAT CATTCTTCGAAACAACTCCTTTCAAGGAGGAATTCCCCTTGAGATTGGGGAGTTGCTTGAGCTAGAGGTTTTGGATTTGGGATTCAATAACTTCTCTGGGCCATTTCCCTTGGATCTTGGGAATAACTTGTCTCTAACCACCTT GCTTCTTGATCATAATGAATTCATTACCAGCATAACTCCTGAAGCCTATGAGCTCAATTTGCTCTCTCAAACTCTAGTTGATGAGGAGCAGCTCTCCAGCATTCACAGCAAATCTTCTTATACTAGAGACAGTGTATGCTG GAATCTTGGCCAGCTTCAAGATGTGGATTACCGGAGGCAGTTGCTAGGAGATGGAGGAGTTCAATCTCCCAGACGTTCGTTCTTTTCATTACCACCGTCTTCCTTTGCTTCGTCTCCATCTCCATTATCACCTTCAGATCCACCATTCTCTCCAGCACCCTCCCCAAGTTCCCCATCAGCACCTCCCACAAAGGCTCCAGCCTCTTGGTGGTCATCAGCACCTGCTCCTAGCCTCCATTTGAGTCCTGCACGACCGCCTGCTGTAGCTCCGACCCTACGCTCACCAGTTCATGTTCTCACACCGCCTCACTCCCGTAGCGTTCCTCCACGCTCCTCAGCTCCATCTCCAAGTCTAATTGGGAGGagtaataagaataaaaatcacCAAGTTCTAATATTGACAGGAATTATAGCAGGATCATTGTTCTTGTTGTTTGTAACTGTTGGAATTTTGATGTTCCGAAGCAGTAAGGTTGTTACGGTGAAGCCTTGGGCCACAGGTTTGAGTGGACAGCTGCAGAAGGCATTTGTAACAG GTGTCCCGAAGCTTAAGCGATCCGAACTCGAAGCAGCTTGTGAAGACTTCAGCAATATAATTGGATCCTTTTCCGACATCACTGTATATAAGGGAACTCTTTCCAGTGGGGTTGAAATAGCTGTGACATCAACTGCAGTGACATCAAATGCAGATTGGTCAAAAACTAAAGAAGAACAGTTCAGGAAAAAG ATCGAAACTTTGTCAAGGGTGAACCATAAAAACTTTGTCAGTCTCATTGGTTTTTGTGAAGAAGCACAACCATTCACAAGGATGATGGTTTTTGAATATGCTCCAAATGGAACTCTCTTTGAGCATCTCCACG TAAAAGAAGCTGAGCACCTGGATTGGGAGATGAGACTAAGAATAGCAATGGGAGTAGCATACTGCTTAGAGCATATGCACCAGCTGGATCCGCCTGTTGTACATAGACATCTTTGTTCGTCTTCAGTGTACCTCACAGAAGACTATGCCGCCAAGTTGTCGGATTTTAGCTACTGGAGTGAAGCAACAGGAGCAAAGTTAGGATCAATAACGATCGAGCTCTTGGAAACATCACCAGCGGATTCAGAGAGCAATATTTATAGCTTTGGAGTAATTTTGTTAGAAATGATTACGGGTAGAATTCCATTCTCGGTTGATGATGGCTCTCTTGCAGATTGGGCATCAAATTTTCTCAAGGGGGAGCAGTTGTTAAGAGATATAGTTGATCCAATTCTAAGCTCCTTCAAAGAAGAACAGCTTGAAAATTTGTCTCACGTGATAAAAATGTGCGTCAAGCCCGAGCCGAAGCAAAGACCGACAATGTCCGAGATTGCTTTAAGGTTGAAAGAAATCACAGCATTGGAGCCTGCTGGAGCAACACCAAAGCTATCTCCTCTGTGGTGGGCAGAACTTGAAATCTTGTCTACAGATACAAACTGA
- the LOC120088468 gene encoding pentatricopeptide repeat-containing protein At2g30100, chloroplastic → MVCAQGFTPLTQFGFSFSLSSALKTDRHGFSTPQLYSPPPVKFCFMVSRISCNYQDSTFSVSRAGKFRDLRLFKSVELDQFITSDDEDEMGDGFFEAIEELERMTREPSDVLEEMNDRLSAREFQLVLVYFSQEGRDSWCALEVFEWLQKENRVDKETMELMVSIMCSWIKKLVEGQHNVGDVVDLLVDMDCVGLKPHFSMIEKVISLYWEMGEKEKAISFVKEVLGRNLAFMKDDWEGHKGGPSGYLAWKMMVDGDYRGAVKMVLHLRESGLKPEVYCYLIAMTAVVKELNEFAKALRKLKSYARDGIVAELDKNNVELVEKYQTELLADGVRLSNWVLEEGSFSIHGVVHERLLAMYICAGQGLEAERQLWEMKLVGKEADADLYDIVLAICASQKETKAMKRLLTRIEITSPMRKKKSLTWLLRGYIKGGHFHDAAETLVKMIDLGFLPEYLDRVAVLQGLRKQIREPENVDTYLDLCKCLSDANLIGPSLVYLHLQKHKLWVVKML, encoded by the exons ATGGTTTGTGCCCAGGGCTTTACTCCGTTAACCCAATTTGggttttcattttcattatctTCTGCTTTGAAAACTGACAGACATGGGTTTTCTACTCCCCAATTATATAGTCCGCCGCCGGTAAAGTTTTGCTTCATGGTTTCTCGTATTTCTTGCAACTACCAGGATTCTACTTTCTCGGTTTCGAGAGCTGGTAAGTTTCGGGACTTAAGGTTGTTCAAATCGGTTGAGTTGGACCAGTTCATCACGAGTGATGACGAAGATGAAATGGGAGATGGCTTTTTTGAGGCAATTGAGGAATTGGAACGAATGACGAGGGAACCATcggatgttcttgaagaaatgaATGATCGTCTTTCGGCGAGGGAATTTCAGCTCGTGCTGGTGTATTTCTCTCAAGAAGGGAGAGATTCATGGTGTGCTCTTGAGGTTTTTGAGTGGCTCCAGAAGGAAAATCGGGTTGACAAGGAGACGATGGAGTTGATGGTGTCTATAATGTGTAGTTGGATCAAGAAGTTGGTCGAGGGACAACATAACGTCGGAGATGTTGTTGACCTTCTCGTGGATATGGATTGTGTAGGCTTGAAGCCCCATTTTAGCATGATAGAGAAGGTTATCTCCTTGTATTGGGAAATGGGGGAGAAGGAGAAGGCAATTTCGTTTGTGAAGGAGGTCTTGGGACGCAATCTTGCTTTTATGAAGGACGATTGGGAGGGGCATAAAGGGGGACCAAGCGGTTATCTCGCATGGAAGATGATG GTTGATGGTGACTATAGGGGTGCAGTGAAAATGGTGCTACATCTTAGAGAATCTGGATTAAAGCCGGAGGTTTACTGCTATCTTATTGCCATGACTGCTGTGGTTAAAGAGCTAAATGAATTTGCAAAAGCTCTACGGAAACTCAAAAGCTATGCAAGAGACGGGATAGTGGCTGAACTCGATAAAAACAATGTTGAACTTGTCGAGAAGTATCAGACAGAGCTTCTAGCTGATGGAGTACGGTTATCCAACTGGGTGCTTGAAGAGGGAAGCTTTTCAATTCATGGGGTGGTTCATGAGAGACTCCTTGCTATGTACATTTGTGCTGGGCAAGGACTCGAGGCAGAGAGACAGCTTTGGGAAATGAAGCTTGTAGGCAAGGAGGCTGATGCTGATCTCTACGATATAGTGCTAGCCATTTGTGCTTCACAGAAGGAGACAAAAGCAATGAAACGGTTGCTTACCAGGATTGAGATTACGAGTCCCATGCGTAAGAAGAAGAGTTTGACATGGCTACTAAGGGGTTACATAAAAGGAGGGCATTTCCATGATGCTGCAGAAACATTAGTAAAAATGATCGATTTGGGTTTTCTCCCGGAGTACTTGGACAGAGTCGCTGTACTGCAAGGACTAAGAAAACAAATTCGGGAACCTGAAAATGTTGACACATATCTCGATCTCTGCAAGTGTCTTTCCGATGCCAATCTAATTGGACCTAGTCTTGTATATTTGCACTTACAGAAACACAAGCTTTGGGTCGTTAAAATgctttga